The Salvia miltiorrhiza cultivar Shanhuang (shh) chromosome 1, IMPLAD_Smil_shh, whole genome shotgun sequence genome has a window encoding:
- the LOC130993139 gene encoding dehydrin ERD14-like, producing the protein MADDQYNHHETRSDEPSAAKSEVEAGDRGIFDFMGKKEEEGNKCEGEVKIAGEFDEKFKVSEEEDDTKKHETLQEKFQRSDRDGSGSSSGEEEIGEDGKKRKKKKGLKEKIAEKLPGEEKHTNDVPFEKCEEEKPVHEEAEEKKGLLDKIKEKLPGGAKKAEEVAAPPPTPAPAADYAAAPGAEEKEKKGLLDKIKEKMPGHSKGDEVEKEKEKECN; encoded by the exons ATGGCCGATGATCAGTACAACCACCACGAGACGAGGAGCGATGAGCCATCCGCAGCCAAGTCTGAGGTGGAGGCCGGCGACCGCGGGATTTTCGATTTCATGGGGAAGAAAGAGGAGGAGGGGAACAAGTGTGAGGGCGAAGTGAAAATCGCCGGCGAGTTTGATGAGAAGTTTAAGGTTTCCGAGGAGGAAGACGACACGAAGAAGCATGAAACCCTGCAAGAAAAGTTTCAACGATCGGACAGGGACGGCTCCGGTAGCTCT TCGGGAGAGGAAGAAATAGGGGAAGATgggaaaaagaggaagaagaagaagggctTGAAGGAGAAGATTGCAGAGAAGCTACCTGGAGAAGAGAAACACACAAATGATGTACCATTTGAGAAGTGTGAGGAAGAGAAACCAGTTCATGAAGAAGCAGAAGAGAAGAAAGGGTTACTAGACAAGATCAAGGAGAAGCTGCCCGGTGGCGCCAAGAAGGCGGAGGAagtggcggcgccgccgccaaCTCCGGCGCCGGCCGCCGACTACGCCGCCGCTCCGGGGGCTGAGGAAAAGGAGAAGAAAGGGCTCTTGGACAAGATCAAGGAGAAAATGCCCGGCCACTCCAAGGGTGACGAGgtggagaaagagaaggagaaaGAATGCAACTAA
- the LOC130992933 gene encoding cytoplasmic tRNA 2-thiolation protein 1-like yields MASGAAVETAAKPRGGRFCTICNAKRAALKRPKTLEQICKECFYAVLEDEIHRVIVDNHLFKRGERVAIGASGGKDSTVLAYVLSELNRRHDYGLDLFLLSVDEGITGYRDDSLETVKRNEIQYGLPLKVVSYKDLYGWTMDEIVKLIGLKNNCTFCGVFRRQALDRGASLLKVDKLVTGHNADDIAETVLLNILRGDIARLSRCTSIITGEDGPIPRCKPFKYTYEKEIVMYAYFKRLDYFSTECIYSPNAYRGFAREFIKDLERIRPRAILDIIKSGEDFRIATYTKMPEQGNCERCGYISSQKWCKACVLLDGLNRGLPKQGISRTRGLDTERNKDMGEANGTKTLQSKQCGSLDF; encoded by the exons ATGGCGTCGGGAGCAGCCGTTGAAACGGCGGCGAAGCCTAGAGGCGGTAGGTTTTGCACTATCTGCAACGCCAAGCGTGCCGCCCTCAAGCGTCCCAAAACCCTAGAACAA ATATGCAAAGAGTGTTTCTATGCAGTTCTCGAAGATGAAATTCACAGAGTAATTGTTGATAATCATCTCTTCAAGCGGGGCGAACGCGTCGCAATTGGAGCTTCTGGAGGAAAAG ATTCAACTGTGCTTGCATATGTGTTGTCCGAATTGAATCGTAGACACGACTATGGCCTCGATCTTTTCTTGCTTTCAGTTGATGAAGGCATAACTGGTTACAGGGATGATTCACTTGAAACTGTTAAAAGAAACGAAATTCAG TACGGACTTCCCCTTAAAGTTGTCTCGTATAAAGACTTATATGGGTGGACGATGGATGAGATTGTGAAGCTAATAGGTCTAAAAAACAACTGCACGTTTTGTGGTGTTTTCCGTCGCCAG GCCCTCGATAGGGGTGCTTCTCTTTTGAAAGTGGACAAGCTAGTTACGGGGCATAATGCAGATGACATTGCTGAAACAGTTCTACTAAACATATTGAGAGGCGACATTGCAAG GCTGAGTAGATGTACTTCTATTATTACGGGTGAAGATGGACCTATTCCAAGATGCAAGCCTTTTAAGTACACCTATGAGAAGGAAATTGTGAT GTATGCATACTTCAAACGGCTGGATTACTTCTCAACTGAGT GCATATACTCTCCGAATGCTTATCGTGGCTTTGCTCGGGAATTCATTAAAGATTTGGAGAGGATCAG GCCAAGAGCTATACTCGACATCATAAAATCTGGTGAAGATTTTAGGATAGCAACCTATACAAAAATGCCAGAGCAGGGAAATTGTGAAAGATGTGGTTACATTTCCAGCCAG AAATGGTGTAAAGCATGCGTCCTATTGGATGGACTTAATCGAGGTTTGCCTAAACAAGGTATTAGTCGGACCCGAGGCTTAGATACTGAGCGCAACAAGGATATGGGAGAAGCTAATGGAACAAAGACTCTGCAGAGCAAGCAATGCGGATCACTCGACTTCTGA